The Spirochaetota bacterium genome includes a region encoding these proteins:
- a CDS encoding DUF933 domain-containing protein, which translates to LEVLERLNKELPEGRLAINILSSEEVEVISKYQLLTVKPMLIVANIDDKFIGREREDENFIKLEEYAKSLGVKVLPLSAKIEKEITELPEDEARLFLNELGLKMSGLQKLAIEGYKLLDLITFFTFNEKETRAWTVKRGTNAQSSAGKIHSDMERGFIKAEVISYDEFVKIGSWAKARDEGRIRFEGKDYIVQDGDIILFRFNV; encoded by the coding sequence TTGGAGGTATTGGAAAGACTAAATAAAGAATTACCTGAAGGTAGGTTAGCAATAAATATTTTGTCAAGTGAGGAGGTTGAGGTAATCAGTAAGTATCAGTTACTAACAGTAAAACCTATGCTAATCGTTGCTAATATTGACGATAAGTTCATAGGTAGGGAGCGGGAGGATGAGAATTTTATCAAACTTGAAGAGTATGCGAAGAGTTTAGGTGTCAAGGTTTTACCACTTTCTGCGAAGATAGAAAAAGAAATAACTGAATTACCTGAAGATGAGGCTAGGTTGTTCCTTAATGAGTTAGGGCTTAAGATGAGTGGGCTTCAGAAGCTTGCGATTGAGGGATATAAACTACTTGACCTTATAACTTTCTTCACTTTTAACGAGAAGGAGACTCGTGCTTGGACAGTGAAGAGAGGAACTAATGCGCAGTCTTCAGCAGGTAAGATTCATTCCGATATGGAAAGGGGCTTTATAAAGGCAGAGGTTATAAGTTATGATGAGTTTGTAAAGATAGGTTCTTGGGCTAAGGCGAGAGATGAAGGAAGAATTCGTTTTGAGGGAAAGGATTATATCGTTCAAGATGGAGATATTATTCTATTTAGGTTTAATGTGTAG
- a CDS encoding SemiSWEET transporter, with product MDRVFVEAIGIIAGTLTTISFIPQLLKVVKTKSARDISLLMFIIFTTGILLWLVYGIITRSIAIILANTFTFSIALSILILKIKYDRASS from the coding sequence ATGGATAGAGTATTTGTTGAGGCGATAGGTATAATTGCGGGAACATTAACGACAATATCGTTTATACCACAACTTTTGAAGGTTGTAAAGACAAAATCTGCTAGGGACATTTCACTTCTTATGTTCATAATATTCACAACAGGTATTTTGCTTTGGCTTGTGTATGGTATAATTACTCGTTCAATCGCTATAATACTGGCGAATACTTTTACGTTTTCAATTGCTTTATCAATACTAATTCTAAAAATAAAGTATGATAGGGCATCTAGTTAG